From the genome of Colletotrichum higginsianum IMI 349063 chromosome 4, whole genome shotgun sequence, one region includes:
- a CDS encoding Ribosomal protein L4/L1 family protein produces the protein MAGKGVRSLGEAMRGLSLSSTCRAANPATSFAGPSSFTRSMATEAPFPGITTSAYAVPKTTEPWTPITSVPVTIHAFPTLEPRSLESYSTKHLYLPLRRDLLHLAVVFEGDATRQGTASTKTRWEVRGSHRKIHPQKGSGRARAGTKQSPIRRGGGVSHGPKPRDFSTRLNRKVYDVAWRTALSYRYRRGQLVVCEDGMELPLPLDFTKLADAGAIGPQIAEEYRRKWMMQVLEANEWGKAHGRTLFVTNGERPRLWETMEVAGDQGRCLDVNEVDVKDLLEDGRVVIERAALREMIESHQSDLVTKIFVNGALKGGPTIGEPLVQ, from the exons ATGGCAGGCAAGGGAGTAAGGagcctcggcgaggccatgAGGGGCTTGTCCCTCTCATCGACGTGCAGAGCGGCGAACCCTGCGACGTCCTTCGCCGGCCCGTCGAGCTTTACGAGATCAATGGCCACCGAGGCGCCTTTCCCGGGCATCACCACATCCGCCTACGCCGTCCCCAAGACGACGGAACCCTGGACACCAA TCACATCCGTCCCCGTCACGATCCACGCCTTCCCGACCCTCGAGCCGCGATCCCTCGAGTCCTACTCGACGAAGCACCTCTACCTCCCGCTCCGCCgcgacctcctccacctcgccgtcgtcttcgagggcgacgccACCCGCCAGGGCACGGCCAGCACCAAAACCCGTTGGGAGGTGCGCGGCTCGCACAGGAAGATCCACCCGCAAAAGGGCAGCGGCCGCGCCCGCGCGGGAACGAAGCAGTCGCCCAtccgccgcggcggaggTGTGTCCCACGGCCCCAAGCCGCGCGACTTCAGCACCCGCCTCAACCGCAAGGTCTACGACGTTGCCTGGCGCACCGCCCTCAGCTACCGCTACCGCCgcggccagctcgtcgtctgcgaggacggcatggagctgccgctgccgctggacttcaccaagctcgccgacgccggcgccatcgggCCCCAGATCGCCGAAGAGTACCGCCGCAAGTGGATGATgcaggtcctcgaggccaacgagTGGGGCAAGGCCCACGGCCGCACGCTGTTCGTCACCAACGGGGAGAGGCCGCGGCTTTGGGAGACCATGGAGGTCGCGGGAGACCAGGGCCGGTGTCTGGACGTCAACGAGGTGGACGTCAAGGACTTGTTGGAGGACGGCCGCGTGGTTATCGAGCGGGCGGCGCTCAGGGAGATGATTGAGTCGCACCAGAGCGACCTGGTGACCAAGATCTTCGTCAACGGTGCCCTCAAGGGCGGCCCGACGATCGGCGAGCCGCTCGTTCAATGA
- a CDS encoding BZIP transcription factor, whose product MNTPPSFFSDAVDVATPTNDEFPSDHPRKLDPDSFHFTPPEDIDSPPGIMSQDPSAYMTVSSAWGPLVPNPLSLYGHNYHSQYATKQEDIDDRPVLSIVPSVSTSQSSVRADSSISMQTQTSKSSRTTDPADASPPRKKGRKSKAPAQGENDGKRDKFLERNRVAASKCRQKKKEWVSDLQETKQGLENQHAQLQMEYNGLVNEVTRMKNELMSHANCNDPNINLWLENEARRFVQISADRVKKQSLDASRAVGDRPLGMGGSYMPSIDSQMSLISPSHSERAMTTMSSRSGSSADINYDHMPDSAFEQA is encoded by the exons ATGAACACCCCTCCGAGCTTCTTCAGTGACGCGGTTGATGTTGCAACACCAACTAACGATGAATTCCCCAGCGATCATCCTCGGAAACTAGATCCAGATTCTTTCCATTTCACTCCCCCGGAAGACATTGACTCACCGCCTGGCATCATGTCGCAAGATCCGTCGGCTTACATGACCGTGTCAAGCGCCTGGGGTCCACTGGTCCCCAATCCGCTATCGCTCTACGGCCACAATTACCACTCGCAATACGCCACGAAACAAGAAGATATTGACGACCGCCCAGTACTGTCGATTGTCCCGTCTGTGTCAACCTCTCAGTCGAGCGTGAGGGCTGATTCCAGCATTTCAATGCAAACGCAGACATCCAAGTCGAGTAGGACAACTGATCCCGCTGATGCCAGcccgccgaggaagaagggaaggaaaagcaaggcgccggcgcaaggcGAGAATGACGGAAAACGAGACAAATTTCTCGAGAGGAACCGGGTTGCGGCAAGCAAGTGTcggcagaagaagaaggagtggGTTTCTGACTTGCAGGAAACCAAGCAGGGGTTGGAAAACCAACATGCCCAGCTGCAGATGGAATACAATGGACTGGTGAATGAGGTTACGCGCATGAAGAACGAGCTCATGTCCCACGCCAACTGCAACGACCCAAACATCAATCTGTGGCTAGAGAACGAAGCGCGACGCTTTGTTCAAATCAGCGCAGACCGCGTCAAGAAACAGAGTCTTGACGCCAGCCGGGCGGTTGGCGATAGGCCACTTGGCATGGGGGGAAGCTACATGCCGTCGATTGACA GCCAAATGTCTCTAATTTCTCCCTCGCATTCTGAGCGCGCCATGACGACCATGTCTTCGAGATCCGGTAGCAGCGCAGACATCAACTACGACCACATGCCAGACAGTGCATTCGAACAGGCGTAG